From the genome of Alphaproteobacteria bacterium, one region includes:
- the selB gene encoding selenocysteine-specific translation elongation factor gives MIVATAGHIDHGKTLLVKALTGVDADRLPEEKKRGMTLDLGFAYADLDNGARLGFIDVPGHERLVHNMLAGVTGIDCALLVVAADDGPMPQTLEHLAILNILGISRGMVALTKIDRVDPARAEEVQAEIELLIGETSLAGAPVFPVSAITGDGIADLQERVADMAAETEARAGNGHFRLAVDRVFTVAGAGLVVTGTAFAGTVTKEDRLWIAGHDTQVRVRGIHANNADSETGQAGDRLALNLAGLDKDDIVRGDWLVADPALGLHRKLDVRLHVVADAKRPLRHWTPVHVHLGARNVTGRVAVLGADSAAPGSSVLAQLVLDAPVGACVYDRFVIRDQSAQITLGGGHVVDLHPPRRGRAKPERLDLLTALDTADPIAALAAALVRSPTGISVADFSAARNLTNAEMAAALESTAAVVTGDDASALALSPDIWAARQDELLAALDQFHTRYPDRLGPAAAQLRKSLGRYIPEPLFDAITARLVADKTLSSDGMLLHRPDHQPGLTGDDAKRWDIILPLLNETPDSPPVVHDLAQASGLPVNGVGKTLRQAVRMGLAVQIAENRFFTPAALRVHAQTFEAMIAADGTVGVSPFRQQAGIGRNLAVEVLEYFDRVGLSRRDGNARHQVRPVAEVFGA, from the coding sequence ATGATTGTCGCGACCGCGGGCCATATCGATCACGGCAAGACATTGCTGGTGAAGGCGCTGACAGGCGTCGATGCCGACCGGCTGCCGGAAGAGAAAAAGCGCGGCATGACGCTGGATCTCGGCTTCGCCTATGCCGACCTCGATAATGGCGCCCGCCTCGGCTTCATCGACGTGCCCGGCCATGAGCGCCTGGTCCACAACATGCTCGCCGGGGTCACCGGCATCGACTGTGCGCTGCTGGTCGTAGCCGCCGATGACGGGCCGATGCCCCAGACACTGGAACATCTGGCGATCCTCAATATCCTCGGCATTTCCCGCGGGATGGTCGCGCTGACCAAGATCGACCGCGTCGACCCGGCACGCGCCGAGGAGGTGCAGGCCGAGATCGAACTGCTTATCGGCGAGACCTCGCTCGCCGGCGCGCCGGTCTTTCCCGTCTCGGCGATCACCGGTGATGGAATCGCCGACTTGCAAGAACGCGTGGCCGACATGGCCGCGGAGACCGAGGCCCGCGCGGGCAACGGCCATTTCCGCCTGGCCGTGGATCGCGTCTTCACCGTCGCCGGGGCCGGGCTCGTCGTCACAGGCACCGCGTTCGCCGGCACCGTGACGAAAGAAGACCGGCTGTGGATCGCCGGACACGACACCCAGGTCCGGGTCCGGGGCATTCACGCCAACAACGCCGACAGCGAGACGGGACAGGCCGGCGACCGGCTCGCCCTCAATCTCGCGGGGCTGGACAAGGACGATATCGTGCGCGGCGACTGGCTCGTCGCCGATCCCGCACTCGGCCTGCACCGCAAGCTCGATGTGCGCCTGCATGTGGTCGCCGACGCAAAACGTCCGCTGCGTCACTGGACGCCGGTGCATGTCCATCTGGGTGCCCGCAACGTCACCGGCCGCGTGGCCGTTCTCGGGGCCGACAGCGCCGCGCCGGGGAGTTCGGTGCTGGCCCAGCTGGTGCTCGATGCGCCCGTCGGGGCCTGCGTCTACGACCGTTTCGTCATCCGTGACCAGTCGGCGCAGATCACCCTGGGCGGCGGCCATGTGGTGGACCTGCATCCGCCGCGCCGGGGCCGCGCCAAGCCCGAACGCCTGGATCTGCTCACCGCACTCGACACGGCGGATCCGATCGCGGCGCTCGCCGCCGCGCTTGTGCGTTCACCCACGGGCATATCGGTCGCGGATTTTTCTGCGGCCCGCAACCTGACCAACGCCGAAATGGCGGCGGCACTGGAATCCACCGCCGCGGTCGTCACGGGCGACGACGCTTCAGCCCTGGCCCTTTCGCCGGACATCTGGGCGGCCCGCCAGGACGAGTTGCTGGCGGCGCTCGACCAGTTCCACACGCGCTACCCCGACCGGCTCGGGCCCGCGGCAGCCCAGCTGCGCAAGAGCCTGGGCCGCTACATCCCCGAACCCCTGTTCGACGCCATCACCGCGCGGCTCGTGGCGGACAAGACCCTGTCGAGCGACGGCATGCTGCTGCATCGCCCGGACCATCAGCCGGGCCTGACCGGCGACGATGCCAAGCGCTGGGACATCATTCTGCCCCTACTGAACGAGACCCCCGATAGCCCGCCGGTCGTGCATGATCTCGCCCAGGCCTCCGGCCTTCCGGTCAACGGGGTCGGCAAGACCCTGCGCCAGGCCGTGCGCATGGGCCTCGCCGTGCAAATCGCGGAGAACAGGTTTTTCACCCCGGCTGCGCTGCGTGTCCACGCGCAGACATTCGAGGCGATGATCGCGGCGGACGGGACCGTGGGCGTCTCCCCGTTCCGCCAGCAGGCCGGCATCGGCCGGAATCTCGCTGTCGAGGTGTTGGAATATTTCGATCGTGTCGGACTGTCGCGGCGCGACGGGAATGCGCGCCACCAGGTACGCCCCGTGGCCGAAGTCTTCGGCGCCTAG
- a CDS encoding MBL fold metallo-hydrolase yields the protein MQPLTIGEYSVKSVHENTGAYITPADMFPTAAPEAVAAHLDWMAPTYFDIISGKLKLTFQSFILQTPRHNILIDTCVGEDKERANPDFHMKKWPWMDNLKALGLTPADIDIVMCTHLHPDHVGWNTQLRDGRWVPTFPNAKYVFARDEYAHWEAESAQGSERVGLTFIDSVLPVMEAGQAVLVDHDHQIEDGIWLEPTPGHSPGHVIVNVESNGERGAFIGDLMHHPVQVPHPEWSTCFCWDMEMSAASRTAFVDTHTDAGTLVVPVHFAGTTAGRITRYGDAQKFTFLDDPS from the coding sequence ATGCAACCTCTTACAATCGGCGAATATTCCGTCAAATCCGTGCACGAGAATACCGGCGCCTACATCACGCCCGCCGATATGTTCCCCACGGCGGCGCCCGAGGCGGTGGCCGCGCATCTGGACTGGATGGCACCAACCTATTTCGACATCATCAGCGGCAAGCTGAAACTGACCTTCCAGAGCTTCATCCTGCAGACACCCCGCCACAACATCCTGATCGACACCTGCGTCGGCGAGGACAAGGAACGGGCGAATCCGGATTTCCACATGAAAAAATGGCCCTGGATGGACAACCTCAAGGCCCTTGGGCTGACCCCGGCGGACATCGACATCGTCATGTGCACCCATCTGCATCCCGACCATGTTGGCTGGAACACCCAGCTGCGCGACGGTCGCTGGGTACCGACCTTTCCGAACGCGAAGTACGTCTTCGCGCGCGATGAATACGCCCACTGGGAAGCAGAAAGCGCCCAGGGCTCGGAACGGGTCGGCCTGACCTTCATCGACAGCGTATTGCCGGTGATGGAGGCCGGCCAGGCCGTGCTGGTAGATCATGACCATCAGATCGAGGATGGCATCTGGCTCGAACCCACCCCGGGCCATTCGCCGGGACATGTCATCGTGAACGTCGAATCCAACGGCGAGCGCGGCGCCTTCATCGGCGATCTGATGCACCATCCCGTCCAGGTCCCACATCCCGAATGGAGCACCTGCTTCTGCTGGGACATGGAGATGTCAGCCGCCAGCCGCACCGCATTCGTCGATACCCATACGGATGCCGGCACCCTCGTGGTGCCGGTACATTTCGCCGGCACCACCGCCGGCCGCATCACCCGCTATGGCGACGCGCAAAAATTCACATTCCTCGACGACCCCAGCTGA
- a CDS encoding patatin-like phospholipase family protein: MNDSDRAAGPAKRINLALQGGGAHGAYTWGVLDRLLEEPRIEIDAISGTSAGAMNAAVLAAGMSADGSAGARDLLDKFWQDVADLDRFSPVQRTLWDWFGGAYKLDNSPGLAFVETVTRTFSPYQVNLLNFNPLHGIIENLVDFDLIRHASRVKLFIPATNVQTGRARVFENRELSVDVLLASACLPQLFQAVEIDGEYYWDGGYMGNPSIFPLIYGSETRDIVLVQINPLERSGVPKTAREIQDRVNEISFNSSLIHEMRAIHFVSRLLHSGALDGDLYKLMLVHMIESEEALEAFGASSKLNADWDFLCALKDIGRSAADRWLDANFDKIGVESSLDVRNTFL, from the coding sequence ATGAACGATAGCGACCGTGCGGCTGGCCCTGCGAAACGCATCAATCTGGCGTTGCAGGGGGGTGGTGCGCATGGGGCCTACACCTGGGGTGTCCTCGACCGGCTGCTCGAGGAACCGCGCATCGAGATCGATGCGATCAGCGGTACCAGCGCCGGCGCCATGAACGCCGCGGTCCTCGCGGCGGGAATGTCTGCTGACGGTTCGGCCGGTGCGCGCGACCTGCTCGATAAATTCTGGCAGGACGTGGCCGACCTCGACAGGTTCAGCCCTGTCCAGCGCACCTTGTGGGACTGGTTTGGCGGCGCCTACAAGCTGGACAACTCGCCAGGCCTGGCTTTCGTCGAGACCGTGACGCGGACCTTCTCGCCCTATCAGGTCAACCTCCTGAACTTCAATCCGCTGCACGGCATTATCGAAAACCTTGTCGATTTTGACCTGATCCGCCACGCCAGCCGGGTGAAACTTTTTATCCCGGCGACCAATGTCCAGACCGGCCGGGCGCGGGTTTTCGAGAATCGGGAGCTCAGCGTCGACGTCCTGCTGGCGTCCGCCTGCCTGCCGCAATTGTTCCAGGCCGTCGAGATCGACGGCGAGTATTACTGGGACGGTGGCTATATGGGAAACCCGTCGATCTTCCCGCTGATCTACGGGTCCGAGACGCGCGACATTGTCCTCGTCCAGATCAATCCCCTGGAGCGGTCGGGCGTGCCGAAAACGGCCCGTGAAATCCAGGACCGGGTGAACGAGATCAGCTTCAACAGCAGCCTCATCCATGAAATGCGGGCCATTCATTTCGTCAGCCGGTTGCTCCATTCGGGGGCGCTCGACGGCGACCTGTACAAGCTCATGCTGGTCCACATGATCGAGTCGGAGGAGGCGTTGGAGGCGTTCGGCGCGTCATCGAAGCTCAACGCGGATTGGGATTTTCTCTGTGCGCTGAAGGATATCGGCCGCAGTGCCGCGGACCGCTGGCTCGATGCGAATTTCGACAAGATCGGGGTCGAGTCCTCGCTCGACGTGCGCAATACTTTTCTCTAG
- a CDS encoding LLM class flavin-dependent oxidoreductase yields the protein MVKLSVLDQSPVRQDGDARQALEESIALAQATERLGYTRYWLAEHHGTEGFAGSSPEIMVTRVAAATSQIRVGSGGVMLSHYSPLKVAENFKLLENLYPGRIDLGIGRAPGSDGLTAAALAYGSEVGIEYFPTKIADMVAFLADAPPATEPFKDVRATPKVADVPEVWLLGSSDQSAAYAAHFGLAYSFAHFIAPQVTAPVLKYYRDNFKPSGSLAAPRANAAVFVICAETQEEADYLATSRDLWRLRLNQGQHLPYAHPDEALAYDYSAQERRVVEANKANRIAGTPESLRDQLSAFAEENGLDELVILTITYDFENRRRSYELLAEAFGLSRRGEAV from the coding sequence ATGGTGAAACTCTCCGTTCTCGACCAGTCGCCTGTGCGCCAGGACGGCGATGCCCGCCAGGCGCTCGAGGAAAGCATCGCGCTGGCGCAGGCGACGGAGCGGCTGGGCTACACCCGCTACTGGCTGGCTGAACATCATGGCACGGAGGGTTTTGCGGGATCGTCACCGGAGATCATGGTCACCCGGGTCGCCGCCGCCACCAGTCAGATACGCGTCGGCTCGGGCGGGGTGATGCTGAGCCATTATTCGCCGCTCAAGGTGGCCGAAAATTTCAAGCTGCTGGAGAATCTGTATCCCGGCCGTATCGACCTGGGTATCGGGCGCGCGCCGGGCAGTGACGGGCTGACCGCCGCCGCACTCGCCTATGGCAGCGAAGTCGGGATCGAATATTTTCCGACCAAGATCGCCGACATGGTCGCGTTCCTGGCCGATGCGCCGCCGGCCACGGAACCCTTCAAGGATGTGCGGGCCACGCCGAAGGTCGCGGATGTCCCCGAGGTCTGGCTGCTCGGCTCCAGCGATCAGAGCGCCGCCTATGCGGCGCATTTCGGACTGGCCTATTCGTTTGCGCATTTCATCGCGCCCCAGGTTACCGCACCGGTGCTCAAATATTATCGCGACAATTTCAAGCCATCGGGCAGCCTGGCGGCACCGCGGGCGAACGCCGCGGTGTTCGTGATCTGCGCCGAAACCCAGGAAGAGGCGGATTATCTGGCGACCAGCCGTGATCTGTGGCGCCTGCGGCTGAACCAGGGCCAGCACCTGCCCTATGCCCATCCGGATGAGGCGCTGGCCTATGATTATTCGGCGCAGGAGCGCCGGGTCGTGGAGGCGAACAAGGCCAACCGGATTGCCGGGACGCCCGAAAGCCTGCGCGATCAACTTTCGGCGTTCGCGGAAGAAAACGGGCTGGATGAGCTTGTAATTCTGACCATCACATACGATTTCGAGAACAGGCGGCGGTCCTATGAACTGCTGGCCGAAGCATTCGGGCTCAGCCGACGGGGCGAAGCGGTATAG
- a CDS encoding cupin domain-containing protein, with product MSISIIQTMDVAPERMEERDGWAISEFRLPITGETGSATTVFHSIFRPGSTHAKHLHEVSDEIAVYLSGYGVVGQGESRAVVSAGHCRLMPKGSEHFFYNETTDEDAKVIGFYMNAPSVAGTGYQFCATVTPDDLTRERGRLNEGILVRLQDTTSEGSLPDAWSAAEVKAPIGTHNGSENSLLHVSLAPGNALEDHALANAEAIYYVAAGTGTASDADGASDITEDSFVFVPRGERHAIHNTGDTALELYVVLTGAGSLSAAA from the coding sequence ATGAGCATTTCGATCATTCAAACCATGGACGTGGCCCCCGAACGCATGGAAGAGCGCGACGGATGGGCGATCTCCGAATTTCGCCTGCCCATCACCGGCGAGACAGGCAGCGCCACGACGGTGTTCCATTCGATTTTTCGACCCGGATCCACCCACGCCAAGCATCTCCACGAGGTCAGCGACGAGATCGCCGTCTATCTGTCGGGCTACGGCGTCGTCGGCCAGGGCGAGAGCCGCGCGGTGGTCTCGGCCGGACATTGCCGCCTGATGCCGAAGGGCTCGGAGCATTTCTTCTACAACGAGACGACCGACGAGGACGCCAAGGTCATCGGCTTCTACATGAATGCACCGAGCGTGGCGGGCACCGGTTACCAGTTCTGCGCGACGGTGACTCCGGATGACCTCACCCGCGAACGCGGCCGCCTGAACGAAGGCATCCTGGTGCGACTGCAAGACACCACGTCAGAAGGATCGCTACCCGATGCATGGTCCGCCGCCGAGGTGAAGGCGCCGATCGGCACCCATAATGGCAGCGAAAACTCGTTGCTGCATGTATCCTTGGCCCCCGGCAATGCGTTGGAAGACCACGCGCTGGCCAACGCCGAAGCCATCTACTATGTGGCGGCGGGTACCGGCACGGCGTCCGATGCCGACGGCGCGTCCGACATCACGGAGGACAGCTTCGTCTTCGTACCGCGCGGAGAGCGCCACGCCATTCACAACACAGGCGACACGGCGCTTGAACTCTATGTCGTGCTGACAGGCGCGGGCAGTCTCTCAGCCGCCGCCTAG
- the selA gene encoding L-seryl-tRNA(Sec) selenium transferase — protein MAEQRPDFSDIPSLDRLLQAPAVIALAESHGRSATVAALRTALDTARAALAAGDGVDLSEETFARTAAARLERDATPGLRRVFNLTGTVLHTNLGRAPLAEAAITAMAEAARGASNLEYDLDSGKRGDRDVHVEALLCELTGAEAATVVNNNAGAVLLLLNALALRKEVPVSRGELVEIGGAFRIPDIMARAGAKLVEVGTTNRTHAKDFEAAIGERTACVMKVHTSNYVVQGFTADVAEDQLAAIAHARDIPFAVDLGAGALVDLERWGLPHEPTPRETLAAGADIITFSGDKLLGGPQAGLIVGRGDLIAKLKKNPLKRALRCDKATLAALAATLGLYRDPDRLAESLPTLRLLSRTPTDIRAQADGLIEAMRDTVGDAWTVSVADCAGQIGSGALPVENLASAALVIRPVAPRGQGARLKRLAASLRALAVPVIGRVHDDALWLDLRCLDNADEFRAQLKELPTP, from the coding sequence ATGGCCGAACAGAGACCCGACTTCTCCGACATCCCGTCGCTCGACCGCCTTTTGCAGGCGCCGGCGGTGATTGCACTCGCCGAATCCCATGGCCGCAGCGCGACCGTCGCGGCATTGCGCACGGCGCTCGACACGGCGCGCGCGGCGCTGGCGGCCGGCGACGGGGTCGATCTGTCCGAAGAGACATTCGCCCGGACCGCCGCGGCGCGGCTCGAACGTGACGCGACGCCGGGGCTGCGCCGGGTCTTTAACCTGACCGGCACGGTGCTGCACACCAACCTCGGGCGGGCCCCTCTGGCCGAGGCGGCAATCACGGCAATGGCCGAAGCTGCGCGCGGCGCGAGCAATCTCGAATATGATCTCGATAGCGGCAAACGCGGCGATCGCGACGTCCATGTCGAGGCGTTGTTGTGTGAGCTGACCGGCGCCGAGGCCGCGACCGTGGTGAACAACAACGCGGGCGCGGTGCTGCTGCTGCTCAACGCGCTGGCTCTGCGCAAGGAAGTACCCGTCTCGCGCGGCGAGCTGGTGGAGATCGGCGGCGCGTTCCGGATTCCCGACATCATGGCGCGCGCCGGGGCGAAGCTGGTCGAGGTCGGGACCACGAACCGCACCCACGCGAAGGATTTCGAGGCCGCCATCGGCGAGCGGACCGCCTGTGTGATGAAAGTCCACACGTCGAACTACGTCGTGCAGGGCTTCACCGCCGATGTGGCGGAAGACCAGCTGGCGGCGATCGCCCATGCCCGCGACATTCCCTTCGCCGTCGATCTGGGCGCCGGCGCACTGGTCGATCTGGAGCGCTGGGGCCTGCCCCACGAGCCGACCCCGCGCGAGACGCTGGCGGCGGGAGCCGACATCATCACCTTCTCCGGGGACAAGCTGCTGGGCGGCCCCCAGGCGGGGTTGATCGTCGGCCGGGGCGACCTGATCGCGAAACTCAAGAAAAACCCGCTCAAACGCGCGCTGCGTTGCGACAAGGCCACACTCGCGGCCCTCGCTGCAACGCTCGGTCTCTATCGCGACCCCGACCGGCTGGCCGAAAGCCTGCCGACCCTGCGCCTGCTGTCGCGAACCCCGACCGACATCCGCGCGCAGGCTGACGGGCTTATCGAGGCGATGCGCGACACCGTGGGCGATGCCTGGACGGTGTCGGTGGCGGACTGCGCCGGCCAGATCGGCTCCGGCGCCCTGCCGGTCGAAAACCTGGCCAGCGCCGCCCTGGTGATCCGGCCAGTCGCCCCGCGCGGCCAGGGCGCACGGCTCAAGCGGCTCGCGGCGAGCCTGCGCGCGCTCGCGGTTCCCGTCATCGGCAGGGTCCATGACGATGCGCTCTGGCTCGACCTGCGCTGTCTCGACAACGCGGATGAATTCCGCGCCCAACTCAAGGAACTGCCAACGCCATGA
- a CDS encoding 3-hydroxybutyrate dehydrogenase: protein MNELNLTGRGAVVTGSTSGIGLDIVRTLAAAGANVMLNGFGDRDEIEAIRHALEADHGITAGYSGADLSDGAAASGLIVAAEEAIGTVDILVNNAGIQHVAPVDEFPPAKWEAIIAINLSSAFYTTAAALPGMKARNFGRIVNIASAHGLVASPYKAAYVAAKHGVVGLTKTVALEVAQTEITCNAICPGFVQTPLVDGQIDDQAKANGLPREDVIRDIILESQPSKRFVESAHISELALFLCGPAGGSMTGAALSIDGGWTAR, encoded by the coding sequence ATGAACGAACTGAATTTGACGGGGCGGGGCGCCGTCGTGACCGGCTCGACGAGCGGCATCGGGCTCGACATTGTACGCACACTCGCCGCCGCGGGCGCGAACGTGATGCTGAACGGGTTCGGGGACCGTGATGAAATCGAGGCGATCCGCCACGCTCTCGAGGCGGACCACGGCATCACGGCGGGATATTCGGGTGCGGATTTGTCGGACGGCGCCGCCGCGTCCGGGCTGATCGTGGCCGCCGAAGAGGCCATCGGCACGGTCGATATTCTGGTGAACAATGCCGGGATTCAGCATGTCGCACCGGTCGATGAATTCCCCCCGGCCAAATGGGAGGCGATCATCGCGATCAATCTCTCGTCGGCCTTCTACACGACGGCGGCGGCGCTTCCCGGCATGAAGGCGCGGAATTTCGGCCGGATCGTGAACATAGCGTCGGCCCACGGACTGGTCGCATCGCCCTACAAGGCAGCCTATGTGGCCGCCAAACATGGCGTGGTCGGGCTGACCAAGACCGTGGCGCTAGAGGTCGCGCAGACCGAAATCACCTGTAACGCCATCTGCCCGGGCTTCGTCCAGACGCCGCTGGTCGACGGCCAGATCGACGATCAGGCCAAGGCGAACGGGCTGCCGCGCGAAGATGTGATCCGGGACATCATTCTCGAATCCCAGCCGAGCAAGCGTTTCGTCGAATCCGCCCATATCAGCGAGCTCGCCCTTTTCCTGTGCGGGCCGGCGGGCGGGTCGATGACCGGCGCGGCGCTGTCGATCGACGGGGGCTGGACGGCACGATGA
- a CDS encoding phytanoyl-CoA dioxygenase family protein, whose translation MSGPTEIPRVKAPGGGGIPDMLHEEIVRRFAEAGVMIFEDVLPAALVTELHAAYSTAYVNYHHDREFADALAVGDKRTMITIAVDGPFNDPMLYANPTVFPVIGKLLGDDVILGSFVSVTSLPGSQDQKPHLDMPLLFEAERVSPELPSYSLTLVIPLVDMNGTNGTTAFFPGSHKVIADAPPAARAVAPDVPVGAALLFDARVWHGGTPNRSAAPRPVLYNTYQRSWFRDTVNFLSQSPLVMDAAEWAKIPERHRSLFDWVRPPQV comes from the coding sequence TTGAGCGGGCCAACTGAAATACCCCGGGTCAAGGCGCCGGGCGGGGGGGGCATCCCCGACATGCTGCATGAGGAAATTGTGCGTCGATTCGCCGAAGCGGGCGTGATGATCTTCGAGGATGTGTTGCCTGCGGCACTGGTGACCGAGCTGCATGCCGCCTACAGCACGGCCTATGTGAATTATCACCATGATCGCGAATTCGCCGACGCCCTCGCGGTCGGTGACAAGCGCACGATGATCACGATCGCCGTCGACGGGCCCTTCAATGACCCGATGCTCTATGCCAATCCCACCGTGTTTCCGGTGATCGGGAAACTGCTCGGCGACGATGTGATCCTCGGCAGTTTCGTCTCGGTCACGTCGCTGCCGGGGTCGCAGGACCAGAAGCCGCATCTCGATATGCCGCTGTTGTTCGAGGCCGAGCGGGTCAGCCCCGAGCTGCCGAGTTACAGCCTCACCCTGGTGATTCCGCTGGTGGACATGAACGGGACAAACGGTACGACGGCGTTTTTCCCGGGCAGCCACAAGGTCATCGCGGATGCGCCGCCGGCGGCGCGCGCCGTCGCCCCGGATGTACCAGTCGGCGCCGCCCTGTTGTTCGATGCGCGCGTCTGGCACGGGGGCACGCCCAACCGGTCCGCCGCGCCGCGCCCGGTGCTCTACAACACCTATCAGCGGTCATGGTTCAGGGACACGGTGAATTTCCTGTCCCAGTCGCCCCTGGTGATGGATGCCGCGGAATGGGCGAAAATCCCCGAACGGCACCGGTCGCTGTTCGATTGGGTGCGGCCGCCGCAGGTCTGA
- a CDS encoding DMT family transporter: MNDWGGIGAGLGTVVCVVAMLIAGRLGATTDALTIYDLAGLRMGVAVILAIPLLVRYFPWRVRLRDHMIVAFFGGAPFILMLFGGMTYAPVGHASVVMYGALPIFAALVAWAWIGDRPGRWQWAGIGAIVAGVVAVGWEAFAGGGVAGQWRGHLLFLGAAMSVAIWYGGMRAGRLQVMQSLAALLIGNALVYVPIWLLFLPSTLFSAPFGDIVMQSVVHGVFGAFLCIFGHAYAVKTIGPTRQAAVGSLVPPLALVAAIPFLGEIPTPVNIAGAVVVTIGILATVFLKPRPDPSIARGRT, translated from the coding sequence ATGAATGACTGGGGAGGAATAGGCGCGGGCCTCGGTACCGTCGTCTGTGTCGTGGCCATGCTGATAGCGGGCCGGCTCGGCGCGACCACGGACGCGCTGACGATCTACGACCTGGCGGGTCTGCGCATGGGCGTCGCGGTGATCCTGGCGATCCCGTTGCTGGTGCGCTACTTCCCCTGGCGGGTGCGGCTGCGCGACCACATGATCGTCGCATTCTTCGGCGGTGCACCGTTTATCCTGATGCTGTTCGGCGGCATGACCTACGCGCCGGTGGGGCATGCATCGGTGGTCATGTATGGCGCGCTGCCCATCTTTGCGGCCCTCGTCGCCTGGGCCTGGATTGGCGACCGGCCGGGCCGCTGGCAGTGGGCCGGGATCGGTGCGATCGTCGCCGGCGTGGTCGCGGTCGGATGGGAGGCGTTCGCCGGTGGCGGCGTGGCCGGCCAGTGGCGTGGCCATCTGTTGTTTCTCGGCGCGGCGATGTCGGTGGCGATCTGGTACGGCGGCATGCGCGCCGGGCGGCTGCAAGTGATGCAGTCGCTCGCGGCCCTGCTGATCGGAAACGCGCTTGTCTATGTGCCGATCTGGCTCCTGTTCCTGCCATCGACCCTGTTCTCCGCGCCGTTCGGCGACATCGTGATGCAGTCGGTGGTGCATGGCGTGTTCGGGGCGTTCCTGTGCATCTTCGGCCATGCCTATGCGGTCAAGACCATCGGCCCGACCCGCCAGGCGGCGGTCGGTTCCCTGGTCCCGCCGCTGGCACTGGTCGCGGCGATTCCGTTCCTTGGCGAAATTCCGACTCCCGTGAACATCGCCGGCGCCGTAGTGGTCACGATCGGCATTCTGGCGACGGTGTTTCTGAAACCGCGGCCCGACCCGAGCATCGCGCGCGGGCGAACATGA
- a CDS encoding BON domain-containing protein, with protein MRFQKATAAALLAAPFVALSWEPAGAQLGDILKAPKTLIDRAIEARSTADITKDNRIVIDVNAIMADLGTIKASTEIYEQKLLITGIFSDQKTHDDFLAQVKQVDGVKDLFWHAQVLTDADRERRKDELLGWDDVLVLETKVGVEMVATRGVADVNFRTAADSFGTIYLMGRARSQEELTKAIATVRNTDNVRQVVSYAFVRP; from the coding sequence ATGCGGTTTCAAAAAGCCACGGCCGCGGCACTTCTGGCCGCGCCCTTCGTCGCCCTGTCATGGGAGCCCGCGGGCGCCCAGCTGGGAGACATTCTGAAAGCGCCGAAAACGCTGATCGATCGCGCGATTGAGGCGCGCAGCACGGCGGACATCACCAAGGACAACCGGATCGTCATCGACGTCAACGCGATCATGGCCGACCTGGGTACGATCAAGGCTTCGACGGAAATCTACGAGCAGAAGCTCCTGATCACCGGGATTTTCTCCGACCAGAAGACCCATGATGATTTTCTCGCGCAGGTTAAGCAGGTCGACGGCGTGAAGGACCTTTTCTGGCATGCCCAGGTGCTGACCGACGCGGATCGGGAGCGCCGGAAAGACGAACTCCTGGGCTGGGATGATGTCCTGGTGCTCGAGACCAAGGTGGGCGTGGAGATGGTCGCGACGCGCGGTGTGGCGGATGTGAATTTCCGTACGGCCGCCGACTCGTTCGGCACGATCTATCTGATGGGGCGCGCGCGCTCGCAGGAAGAACTTACCAAGGCGATCGCGACGGTCCGAAACACGGACAATGTTCGTCAGGTGGTCAGCTACGCCTTTGTCCGGCCCTGA